The Festucalex cinctus isolate MCC-2025b chromosome 16, RoL_Fcin_1.0, whole genome shotgun sequence sequence TCTATTTGGAACCGTCATCAACACGTCGTGGACTTTTGAACTCGGGCGTCCGCAATGTTATCAGACAATTTCGACTCAAAAGTCACTTGGCTCGCACTCTGATTGACGCCGTCgagcatttttttgtatatttgttttaaaccTTGCTGTATATTTTTACAAAGTGTCTTATGGCTAAAAGTGTGTTGAAAATGTTATATTGTAATTGACTGAATTGAGAATAACTTGAGTATCCGCCACCCCAAccacttttgtcttttacatTGAAGCACTGTCACTGGCGCATGATGTCAAACCCCCAGCGACTGTGACTCCCGCCAaagaattctttccaaaaagtgAACCGCCGACAACCGGCAAAGCGACCACCACGGCGGCCGGCAAAGCGACCACACCCCAGCCGACCACGCCGGCTGCCAATGGCACGAGCGGACCAGTCCCCACGACGTCCCGTGCTACAACCCAGCCTGCACCTCCCACAAATACGACCGCCGTACCTCCCACCGCGACTCCACCCAAGCCAACTCCACATGCTGATTTGAGCGCAGGGGACTATCGGCTGATGAAGGGCAAAAGCGTTTGCCTGATGGCCCGTGTGGCCCTGCAGATCCGACTCGTGACACCCAAGGTACTTTTTTTGCTCGTCTCTTGaaatgttttagttttattttttttggggaggctgGAACAGAATAATGGTGTTTTGATTTCATTGGTGAAAGATGACTTGAGCTAACTGAAGTATTTCTATTTGATGAAAAGACGTTTTTATGACTTGATTTTATTGCATTTCTAGGCCAGTGGGACGTTTATCGTGCAGCCCAATAAGACGAAAGCCGTTGGGGAGTGTCGGGAGAACACGGCCAACCTCACGTTGGTCTTCCAGGAGGGTTTCATCACCTTCATGTTCAACAAGGTTCACGTCGCTCACATCTGGCCAAAATATTCCCACGCTGCacttgagtggaaaaaaatcaaataagggGACAATTTGCAATTGCATTATTTTTCAACCAGAGTAAAAACAAATTATGGAACAAAAATTGAAGGACTGATTTAActtcaaaataattaaaatcaaattacaatCGACTTTGTATTTTGTGACTTCCCATCACTGGTTTCTCTTGATGGGTCACACAGATTTGACTGCTGGAGgtcatgtgatttttttcaGCCTCAAGCTGTCACGATTGGAAAAGAGGAAGTGGACTTGATgagccagtttttttttgtgtcacagCATGTGATCTGGATCAGTCAGTGCCTCACCCACAAAACGCCATTTAATGTCTGGACTGATTTGTTGACATGGCAAATAACAATCACGGgccaacatgttttgttttcttcaattTCCTCAGAGCACCGCCGAAAACATCGCCTACGTTGACACTCTGTTGTTCAGCCTTGTCTACCCCTTAAGCAATGGTAaggccgcttttttttttctttttttttttcttcttcccgtGCATGACCTTTAGCTTCAGGGATATTTGAAGTGCttatacaaaaaatacatgaagtgctgcctccacaaGTAAAAAGTCAACAAATTTTGTCCCATTCACCACAAAAAGTGTCTGAAAATAGTTGCAAGAGGATTTTGAGAAGTCGAAACGCTGTTTTTGCACTCATTTTGGTTCAACACCCAAACTTTGCCCCCTGTCGCCATGGTAACAAAAGGTCATCCCTCATTTATGTAGTGTGACAAGTCAGGCATGCAGcaatgttctccactttttgtgtATTATGACCAAAGAATATTTGACAGTTTTCACTCAGACACTTGGAAATAGAaaacgatattaaaaaaaaaaaagtgcctaatCTTCCCATTTTGTGCAGGAAGTGGACACTACGCTGCTGCCAACAAGTCGTTGCGCGCTTTCCCTGCTAAGATCAGCCACTCGTACTCATGCCGGAGCGAATCTGTTTACATGGGAAACGGCTTGTATTTGGATGTGAAGGATGACCGGATGCAGGCCTTCAATCTGACCAAGAGCGCCGAATTTGGCGTCAGTAAGTGCCCATCACCTCgtcgccattttgtttttggttggtCGCCGACGTACTCGTAACGGGCGgctgcgtttgtttgtttttttttttttttttttttttcagccgacCACTGTGCGGCCGACCAGCCTGACTACAGCGTGGCCATCGGGGTGGGCGTGACGTTGCTGGTGCTGatcttggtggtggtggtggtctacCTGCTGGGGCGCAAGAGGAGGACGGATGGCTACCAGTCGCTGTGATGACCTCCCCCAAGGCCCGGTCCAAGATATGCCCAACTTTTTGCTAACGCTTCGACTCATCTGTGTAAAATCCTCATCTTATCATCGCTCGCCTTTGGCACTTTCCACTTCAGATTGCTGTCTGTCATGTTCATTCTATGTTAGCATAGCAACGGCTAGCATGTTGCCATCAAAATCCCTGAATCTGAATATGGCAAAATGCCGACCGCAGGAACAAAAATGCCAGGCAGATTTGGTAAAGAGGTTAGAAATGGTCCAACCTGTATCAATTGGCCTCTGCACTTTCACTAGTTagtttcaacatcttaagcatAAATGTTAACATATCAACTGTCAGCATTTGAACAGAAATGGCACCAAAATATGAGAGGAAGCAGTTTGCGTTGGAAATTGTGCCAAAATGGCTCATTGAAtcaaattagttttttgttttttttcccctcaaagtaACTTTTCCGAGAAGTTAAACTTTCTTCTAAGTCACAACAATGCCAGTTTTCCCTCAAGTTGTTTCGAAGCCAGTCGCTACTttcacacgttttgttttgttttgttttgcgatGAATTCACTAAAAGGGACGCCATGGGTGCTTTAAGCAATGCTTTGCCAGCAATCATTATCAATTGGTACGATCAATAATTGCACTAATTGCGGGCCGGCGCCTGCTGAGGTTGTAAATGCATTTTTCTATTTGTGTAAAAGCCGACAAAGCGGATGTTGCTAGCTGCTAAAAACATTGGGAAATGCACAcacttgtttttaaatgtgactgGGTACATTGAAACTTTAATGAGGGAATTTATTGCTGTTTGAAGTTTTTAtgccaataaaaaaatgatccaTTTCTAAGTGTCTGTCATAGTTATtttagtagttaaaaaaaaaaaaaaaaaaaaaaaaaatccgggcCGGATAAACAAAGGAACATtagactagatttttttttttaaataggtggGTCAGATTATTCATGATTTGACATTTTGTGTTAGTCATGTCATTGCCGTTTCATAATCAGTGGGGTTGCAACGGATTAATTTGTACTGGGTAATTatgcattcttaaaaaaaaaaaaaaaagttttgactatatatatatattgtaccgTTCTGAGTAAGCTGGGCGAAAGGGTAGCACCCTCTATTGAGCAGTAAACAATCTCGACCACATACGAGGTATTAAATTTTAAATACTGCATTTTTCTTTAAACGTTGAGAAAGTGAAATGGCCGGTTTTCCGACGGTTTCCGCTGCATTTGAAGGGCTCTTCCGTGACGTCATTTACGTAAAACGCGTAATGACGCAGTCCGGCTTACTTTCCGGGCAGGCTGAAGTGCGCGGCAAAAGAAGTGgggcacaaaacaaaacacaaaacatgtgGTCGGGATTCTGCTGAGCAAACGGGGTACGTGACCCGTCCCAGGCCGCGTGTTCTTCCGCTACCGGAACGACGCCTTTTCGCAAGGTGTACAACAGAGGGGACATTTTCCGCGGGACTTTTGACCTAACATCGATACGCGTTATCTGAAATTGTGCCATTGAGCTAACTAGCCGCTCATTAGCGTGTAGCTACACCTGCTCGCCGGTCAATTCAAGCCGCTCTTTGTCGGGGTCTGACTCACGGTTGCTTTCGCGTACACTCCCGGCATGTCGATACGACGGTTCGACGTTGAAGTAGTTACTTTCGAATTGGAAGTGAGGCGGCGTAACGCCGGTGTCAATGAAGCTCCAAATGCTAACGTTAGCCTAGcctatttgtgtgtgcgtgtattttaGCTAGTAGTGCCCCGCCCACCTACGAGCAATGCAAGCCCCCCCAATGTCGGTTTGaaaaagataaaatataaatgaatgcTTTACATATATGTCCATAAGCTACATTCAAATACGGTATAGTCAGAAAACATAAAACTTAACTACATTTGAATTCAATTTCGACCCCCCCAATAGCTCCCAATTCATTGCTAAATTTTAGTACAGCAGACCCAGCACACTCGCGGTTCGGCACCCACGGATTCACCTATGAATGAAGATTcacttattcattcattcattcatttaataatGTGTATTGCAATGAACAATTGTTGAGAGGCTTATTTTGTTGTCACATTAGGCACTACAGGTGACGATTACCTCAGAGGACATAATGGGTTTGCACTCATCCCAGAAGAAACACTTCCCCCTGCGGGGGATCGACGGCGTCGTCCAGCTCTTCGACGCTGAGCTCCGCAAGTCCGAGCCTGACCTTGCCCTCCTCTCCCTGGTCCTGGGTTTCGTCGAGCACTTCCTCGCCGTCAACCGCGTCGTCCCCGTCAACGTGCCCGGGGTGCGTTTCGAGCCGCTGGAGCCCGATTGCCCCAACTCGTGTTTCCCCACGGTGGAGCTGGGCATGATCTCGGCGCTGTACGAGCGCTTCACGGCGCAGATCCGCGGGGCCGTGGACCTGTCCCAGTACAGGAGGACGGCGGCGGGGTCCAGTCGAGAGCTGGTCAAGAAGGTGTCGGATGTGATTTGGAACAGCCTCAGTCGCTCTTACTTTAAAGACCGTGCCCACATCCAGTCTCTCTTCAGCCTCATCACTGGTAAGTAGGAATGGGCGAGAAGGATTTCAAATCAAATATTGGGTCAaggaaaaacatgttttttccttTGAACACAATCTGTTTTGATTTgaaagaaaatgtcaaatattaagatgaaacaaacaaaatcagtgAGAGCCAATATCGGCTTTTCACAACCACGGTAAACCGTCAAATCGCTAATCGGCGCACGCCTTCTGTGATGTCAAGGGACCAAATTGGACAGCTCGGGGGTCGCCTTCGCAGTGGTGGCAGCCTGCCAAGTCCTGGCCCTGAAGGACGTGCACCTGGCCCTGTCCGAAGACCACGCCTGGGTCATCTTCGGCAAGAGTGGGGAAGAGACGGCTGAGGTCACCTGGCACGGCAAGGGGAACGAAGACCGGCGAGGGCAGACGGTCGCGGCGGGAGTCAACGAGAAGGTGAAGCCCGATCTCGCCTGAAAAGCGTCAATGATGCGCACGTTTTCTCGATCCAAACCTTTGTGTTTGCGCCTGCGTCAGAGTTGGCTCTACCTCAAGGGTTCCTACATGAAATGTGACCGCAACATGgaggtggccttcatggtgtgcGCCATCAACCCTTCACTGGACCTTCACACTGACAGCTCGGAGCTTCTACAGCTTCAGCAGGTGACAGCACAACGATGGTCATTTTCCCCCGATCagcacatttattttgttactTGTAAACTTAGAAAGTTGGCTCTTAATTCTTTATCCTTTGTGTATTTTGACTAGAAAATGTCATTCGAGACCTTTTCATTAAGACACCTGGGAATTGTTTGAACTTGCATAGTGTGTCTCGTTTAAGCCATTAAGGCTTAAAGCACCTGGCAAAATATGCCTCTAATTTGATTAATAATGGTAaagttacttgttaaaaaaaattctgttagtatttatttattattttatgtctcCGTGGCGTGATGTAATAACGGTAAAAGGAATGCTAAATTTCTGACACCTTCACAAATTCATACACATCTGAGAAGTATTTTTGCTGTCCGCGATGGTGTgaatgcaaaatggccgccgcatcGTCACCTCAGCTCGAGCATATTCAGAAAACATGTTGAAAATTGTGAAATTTTGTTTGTGACACATAACgtttaaatacatttggaaattaaaagtttgaaaaatattgcttgaagtatggatttttttttttttttgccattttgcctttaactcttttactgccgcacgttatcaaaacgttatcattcacgtcatccttgaaaacgttctatttcatcagatttcgtcatctttcattgtaatttgatacactggcagcccattgaagagatacaatgctgccatctggtggccatagttagtgagtgtttttgattccacaacccattgaccaggcggcgctgcacttagatgttgcactgcccattgattaaaaaaaaacaaacaaaaacaacaaaacaaaacgtagttgacgtcatttaatgtttatggcggcatacattgtgattttattaatcgggattaaacgtttttggcagtcaaagagttaatacttCCAATGCTCTTTAGTTTCAAAAGGAAATTGTGGAAGGAAGTGGGGCAGTGAAAATGACCCATATTTGCAACAATGACGATTAAATATTTCCGATCCTGGATTTTCTTTGCACAGAAACTACTGTGGCTGCTCTATGAACGAGGAGACCTGGACAGGTGAGTGTGCTGaagttgaagatgaaaaaaaaaaaatgaccatgaattgGGTATCCACAAAGTCTCGTGTGCATCATCTCAGGTATCCGATGGCAATGGGGACTTTGGCAGACCTGGAAGACCAGGATCCAATGCCGGGCAAGGAGAGCCCACTGGAAATCCACATGAAAGTAagcgtcttcttttttttgaatAGTTGAAACTGTAACTATCCCACAAAAAGTCCGTTATGATATGATGATGAGatgtgttttcttttctctGTCTCTCATCAGGCCGTTGGCTCTGCCCAGAAACATTACAACAACGAGCACATCTACCCCTACATGTACTTGGGGGGCTTCCACTACAGACACAGAAACGTGCGAGATGCGCTGAGGGCGTGGGCGGACGCCGCCCAGGTTATGCAAGAGTAAGTTCTTGACGTTGCGTTCGCATGACGCCAGGGGGCAGCAAATACTCAGCTTGCGACAGCTGTCATATATTTGTTGTGGTCATCATATGCTCATGTGATGCTACTGCTGTTTTCTTCTCAAATGATTAGCagacacatttgtttttatttctcatCACGATGCCTGCGTTCGCCGCAAACATCCAGTCAGCCTAAGAAATAAAttgataaatgaaataaaaaatccctCCTCGTTGTACCTAAATATAGACACGGGCAGATTCAACTTCCTCGTCATTGTTCTGCAGGTTCGGCCTCTTCCTCTCAAACATGTTGGAGGTTCTTTCTTTGCATTCAGTTCTGATTCGTCATCATACTCCAAATAGGATCATTGCATCGCTTTTCGTATAATCAGCGGGTGGTGAGCgttttacaaaatcatttttcaGAAATGTTTCATCAACCAAAAAGAGGCATACctgaattaaatgtaataaaCCAAGTACTTCTCTTCAGTTGAGCTTTAGGTCAGGATTATATAGCCCCCACcaatgaatgagtgagtgacctTTTTTTCATCTTGCTCCCCACAAATACATTTGATATCTATTAAGAAAGTAATGAAAAACTCAACTAAAACGAACCATTATTGAAAAACTAAAAGCTCATtcttaaaacaaatcaaaacttactgaatttaaaaaacaaaattaaaactaattataataaataatgtcaAACAATTCCTCCTATGTTGTAAAATTAGAGTAcaggtaatatatatatattttttttaaagggctacatgacttatttagccatttttgtcagtcaaacaTTCACATTTTGCCTATAACAATTTGtatcattttgcaacttgctgtcaactgaaaatgacatcacaagggctcagataaccacatgtcacatgaccaaacctagaaaacaggtgagctgtgattggttacctgagcccttgtgatgtcattttcagtcattgtttaaaggtattaattgtgtgaaaaataataaaagtatcaaattaactttttattgctataatgggctaaataagtgaagtattaaTCTGCTGATTACTCTGTTATTGGAATTAATCAGCATCAGTCTCAAAAGAGGTCAGCCCTAGTAGTTCCAGTAGTTATGATTTTTGCTGCCTTTGGAATCATAAGGGAGCAAAATCCCGTCTCTCTTCGCAGCTACAATTACTTCCGCGAGGACGAGGAGATCTACAAAGAGTTCTTCGACATAGCCAACGACGTCATTCCCACTCTGCTCAAGGAGACGGCCGCCACCGCCGAGAGTCCCTTGGAAGGCGGCGACGCTGGGGAAGCGGTTAGAAAGAAAAGCCTTCGTCAAGCACTcctctggggaaaaaatctactCTCATCTTGATTTTTTGGGACGTAGGAACAGcccaagcagcagcagcagcagcagcagcagcagcagcagcagcagcaggcggcTCTGTCAGCCCTCCAGGACCCGGAATGCTTCGCCCACCTGCTGTGCTTTTACGACGGCATCTGCAAGTGGGAGGAGGGCAGCCCAACGCCCGTTCTGCATGTGGGCTGGGCCACCTACCTGGTCCAGTCCCTCAGCCGCTTTGAGGCGCAGGTGAGGAACGACCTGCCGACGACTTGAGAAGAAATGAGTTGAATATTGGACAAACTGCATTTCAGGTGCGTCAGAAAGTGTCCATCATCACCAAAGAGCCCGAGTGCCCGGACGAGGACGACGCGTCCAGCGAGGATCCGTGggagggccggcggcggggtCCCCGCAGGGAGTCCAAGCCGGAGGAGCAGAACTCGCCACTCCCCGCCGCCCCCACCTCCCCGAcggcgcccgccgccgccgccgccccgccCAAGAAAGTGGGCGAGGGTGGCGCCCGCCGCCGCTCAGAGGGTAAGCCCGCgcaggcgccgccgccgccgccgccccgccCGGCCGCCCCCGTGGTGACCTTCCAGAGCGAGAAGATGAAGGGCATGAAGGAGCTGCTGCGCGCCGCCAAGGTGAACTCCAGCGCCATCAAGCTGCAGCTCACCGCCCAATCTCAGGTCCAGATGAAGCGGCAGAAGAGCACGCCGCCGGGCGATTACGCCATGTCCTTCATGAAGAGGCAGCGCAAGTCGCTTTAGGGTCCAAACTACTGTGAACGCCCGCTCGGATTCAAACAATTCTCAGTGCTGCCATTCGTCAAAACGCTCGCCGACTTCCCCTATTGATTGTTTAGAATCGCAAAAGTGATTCTCGGGTTCCCAAATATGCTTATGAAATCGAGTTTTACAGTCAACTCGGTTCGCTTTTCAACTTTGGCTTTAAATAAAGCGTACGTGGTTTTGCGTCAAATCGAAATGAGTTgctcgaaaacatgcagtgaCGGCTTCGGAACTTTGAATGCATCACCTCAGCGTACTTGGACACCAatgtactactttcctattagacAGGGCTTCGTTTGGCACAAAAACACTGGCCATAAATTCCACAAAACAGTTACATATCAGACCTAATGTCAACAAAGCTGATCCTAATTGACTTTGCCTCATCAGGACATGTCGGAAAGACGGAAAGCGGGAAAGTCATTTTAGTATAGTTACTGTGTAACATTGTCCACTTTGCGTTAAGGATAGCTTCTTTCTTGCTAGCTGGATGTTGCCTTACTttgctgtgtttgttttgttttttagaaagggCCTTTTAGTTGGGACTCGGCCCAAATTTGTGCTTTCGAGAAGCCCACAAAGATGTCTGCACAGAAGCACACGAGGTGGTCACTCAATGTTGCGTTCACTtgtggttttcttttttatctGCAAGTAATAAAGACAAATAAGTGGATCCTTGTTTCCAAACCTTTTTGTTAGGCAATGCTCATATTCTCCATCAAGTATATTACTGTACATACATAATTATATTTGGCATGTTGCTGCTGGCATAGACAGATCAAGTTTTTTGTTCCTGTAGAGATTTAATCAATTTCAACTGAACCTCAGTGAAATTGAATAATTTGCCTTGGCAGAC is a genomic window containing:
- the cd68 gene encoding lysosome-associated membrane glycoprotein 1 isoform X2 — encoded protein: MKSALIILFCCGFSALSLAHDVKPPATVTPAKEFFPKSEPPTTGKATTTAAGKATTPQPTTPAANGTSGPVPTTSRATTQPAPPTNTTAVPPTATPPKPTPHADLSAGDYRLMKGKSVCLMARVALQIRLVTPKASGTFIVQPNKTKAVGECRENTANLTLVFQEGFITFMFNKSTAENIAYVDTLLFSLVYPLSNGSGHYAAANKSLRAFPAKISHSYSCRSESVYMGNGLYLDVKDDRMQAFNLTKSAEFGVTDHCAADQPDYSVAIGVGVTLLVLILVVVVVYLLGRKRRTDGYQSL
- the cd68 gene encoding lysosome-associated membrane glycoprotein 1 isoform X1 → MKSALIIIFSCLLAALSLAHDVKPPATVTPAKEFFPKSEPPTTGKATTTAAGKATTPQPTTPAANGTSGPVPTTSRATTQPAPPTNTTAVPPTATPPKPTPHADLSAGDYRLMKGKSVCLMARVALQIRLVTPKASGTFIVQPNKTKAVGECRENTANLTLVFQEGFITFMFNKSTAENIAYVDTLLFSLVYPLSNGSGHYAAANKSLRAFPAKISHSYSCRSESVYMGNGLYLDVKDDRMQAFNLTKSAEFGVTDHCAADQPDYSVAIGVGVTLLVLILVVVVVYLLGRKRRTDGYQSL
- the men1 gene encoding menin; protein product: MGLHSSQKKHFPLRGIDGVVQLFDAELRKSEPDLALLSLVLGFVEHFLAVNRVVPVNVPGVRFEPLEPDCPNSCFPTVELGMISALYERFTAQIRGAVDLSQYRRTAAGSSRELVKKVSDVIWNSLSRSYFKDRAHIQSLFSLITGTKLDSSGVAFAVVAACQVLALKDVHLALSEDHAWVIFGKSGEETAEVTWHGKGNEDRRGQTVAAGVNEKSWLYLKGSYMKCDRNMEVAFMVCAINPSLDLHTDSSELLQLQQKLLWLLYERGDLDRYPMAMGTLADLEDQDPMPGKESPLEIHMKAVGSAQKHYNNEHIYPYMYLGGFHYRHRNVRDALRAWADAAQVMQDYNYFREDEEIYKEFFDIANDVIPTLLKETAATAESPLEGGDAGEAEQPKQQQQQQQQQQQQQQAALSALQDPECFAHLLCFYDGICKWEEGSPTPVLHVGWATYLVQSLSRFEAQVRQKVSIITKEPECPDEDDASSEDPWEGRRRGPRRESKPEEQNSPLPAAPTSPTAPAAAAAPPKKVGEGGARRRSEGKPAQAPPPPPPRPAAPVVTFQSEKMKGMKELLRAAKVNSSAIKLQLTAQSQVQMKRQKSTPPGDYAMSFMKRQRKSL